In a single window of the Balaenoptera acutorostrata chromosome 3, mBalAcu1.1, whole genome shotgun sequence genome:
- the LOC130707506 gene encoding small VCP/p97-interacting protein, which yields MGLCFPCPTEAAPPSPDLEEKRAKLAEAAERRQKEAASRGILNVQSVEEKRKKKEKIEKEMATSGPPPEGGLRWTVS from the coding sequence ATGGGGCTGTGTTTTCCCTGTCCCACGGAGGCCGCGCCTCCTTCGCCggacctggaagaaaaaagagcaaagcttGCAGAGGCTGcagaaagaagacagaaggagGCTGCATCTCGGGGCATTCTGAATGTTCAGTctgtggaagaaaagagaaagaaaaaggaaaaaatagaaaaagaaatggctACATCTGGGCCCCCACCAGAAGGTGGCCTTAGGTGGACAGTTTCATAA